One window from the genome of Nocardioides panaciterrulae encodes:
- a CDS encoding BMP family ABC transporter substrate-binding protein: MKKTARTAAVVGIAALVLAGCGGRPSDTKASSNETPSSPASSSAPAESHPDFKACEVSDSGGFDDKSFNQTSLKGLTDAKTDLGVQTAQVESNSDSEYADNIDALVKQGCNSITTVGFLLGDATLAAAKKNPKIDFSIVDFAYDKAPKNLKGLTFNTAEPSYLAGYLAAAESKSGIVGTFGGLNIPTVSIFMEGFRQGVEKYNTDNNANVKLLGWNGKDGSFLNTFDDKSKGQSVAEGMIQQGADVIFPVAGPAGLGGLQAAKDKGVKAIWVDTDGCVSASEYCDVLLTSVMKGMDVAVEQSIKDAVDGTFTNEPFVGTLANGGVGLAPYHDADSDISQDVKDKIDELKQQIIDGSIKVG, translated from the coding sequence CCGTCCGTCGGACACCAAGGCCAGCTCCAACGAGACCCCGTCGTCCCCGGCGAGCAGCTCCGCCCCGGCGGAGAGCCACCCCGACTTCAAGGCGTGCGAGGTCTCCGACTCCGGCGGCTTCGACGACAAGTCGTTCAACCAGACCTCGCTCAAGGGCCTGACCGACGCCAAGACCGACCTCGGCGTGCAGACCGCGCAGGTCGAGTCCAACTCCGACTCCGAGTACGCCGACAACATCGACGCGCTGGTCAAGCAGGGCTGCAACTCCATCACCACGGTGGGCTTCCTGCTCGGCGACGCGACCCTGGCGGCCGCGAAGAAGAACCCGAAGATCGACTTCTCGATCGTGGACTTCGCCTACGACAAGGCGCCCAAGAACCTCAAGGGCCTCACCTTCAACACCGCCGAGCCCTCCTACCTGGCCGGCTACCTCGCCGCGGCCGAGTCGAAGTCCGGCATCGTCGGCACCTTCGGCGGCCTGAACATCCCGACGGTCTCCATCTTCATGGAGGGCTTCCGCCAGGGCGTCGAGAAGTACAACACCGACAACAACGCCAACGTCAAGCTGCTGGGTTGGAACGGCAAGGACGGCTCCTTCCTCAACACCTTCGACGACAAGTCCAAGGGCCAGTCGGTGGCCGAGGGCATGATCCAGCAGGGCGCCGACGTCATCTTCCCGGTCGCCGGTCCCGCCGGCCTGGGTGGCCTGCAGGCCGCCAAGGACAAGGGCGTCAAGGCGATCTGGGTCGACACCGACGGCTGCGTCTCGGCCTCGGAGTACTGCGACGTGCTGCTGACCTCGGTCATGAAGGGCATGGACGTCGCGGTCGAGCAGTCCATCAAGGACGCGGTGGACGGCACCTTCACCAACGAGCCGTTCGTCGGCACCCTCGCCAACGGCGGGGTCGGGCTCGCGCCGTACCACGACGCCGACTCCGACATCAGCCAGGACGTCAAGGACAAGATCGACGAGCTCAAGCAGCAGATCATCGACGGGTCGATCAAGGTCGGCTGA
- a CDS encoding ABC transporter ATP-binding protein: protein MKLEIRGLTKRFGSFTANDQIDLTIEPGEIHCLLGENGAGKSTLMNMLYGLLEPTEGEILVDGEPVRFGSPGDAIAAGIGMVHQHFMLVPVFTVAENVMLGREQTRGLGFLNRAAAANLVRELSSTYKLAVDPDVLVEQIPVGVQQRVEIIKALANHAKVLILDEPTAVLTPQEIDELMAIMRELKNQGTSIIFITHKLREVKAIGDRISVIRRGKVVGTAEPTTSETELAEMMVGRSVKLVVDKAPAKAGEPVLEVKDVTVIDQRGVQVVKDVSFEARAGEVLGIAGVQGNGQTELIKSLLGLVRPDAGSITIDGKDLRKHGPRESLAEGIGYIPEDRSHDGYVGAFSVRENLVLDLYRNSEYSKGLALRLDALEQNAAHRIEEFDIRTESMETPVASLSGGNQQKVVVAREFSRPLKLLIASQPTRGVDVGSIEFIHKRIIAERDKGVAVVIVSTELDEIFALADRIAVMYDGRIVGTVSPDIAREDIGLMMAGAHGPAATAEATA, encoded by the coding sequence ATGAAGCTGGAGATCCGGGGGCTGACGAAGAGGTTCGGGTCCTTCACCGCGAACGACCAGATCGACCTCACGATCGAGCCGGGCGAGATCCACTGCCTCCTCGGGGAGAACGGCGCGGGCAAGTCCACGCTGATGAACATGCTCTACGGCCTGCTCGAGCCGACCGAGGGCGAGATCCTCGTCGACGGCGAGCCGGTCAGGTTCGGCTCCCCGGGGGACGCGATCGCCGCCGGCATCGGCATGGTGCACCAGCACTTCATGCTGGTGCCGGTCTTCACCGTCGCCGAGAACGTCATGCTCGGCCGCGAGCAGACCCGCGGCCTGGGCTTCCTCAACCGCGCCGCCGCCGCGAACCTGGTGCGCGAGCTGTCCTCGACCTACAAGCTGGCCGTCGACCCGGACGTGCTGGTCGAGCAGATCCCGGTCGGCGTGCAGCAGCGGGTGGAGATCATCAAGGCCCTGGCCAACCACGCCAAGGTGCTGATCCTCGACGAGCCGACCGCGGTGCTCACGCCGCAGGAGATCGACGAGCTGATGGCCATCATGCGCGAGCTGAAGAACCAGGGCACCTCGATCATCTTCATCACCCACAAGCTGCGCGAGGTCAAGGCGATCGGCGACCGGATCAGCGTGATCCGCCGCGGCAAGGTCGTCGGCACCGCCGAGCCCACCACCAGCGAGACCGAGCTCGCCGAGATGATGGTCGGTCGTTCGGTGAAGCTCGTGGTGGACAAGGCGCCCGCGAAGGCCGGCGAGCCGGTGCTCGAGGTCAAGGACGTCACGGTCATCGACCAGCGCGGCGTGCAGGTCGTCAAGGACGTGTCGTTCGAGGCCCGCGCCGGCGAGGTGCTCGGCATCGCGGGCGTCCAGGGCAACGGCCAGACCGAGCTGATCAAGAGCCTGCTCGGCCTGGTCCGGCCGGACGCCGGCAGCATCACGATCGACGGCAAGGACCTCCGCAAGCACGGCCCGCGGGAGAGCCTCGCCGAGGGCATCGGCTACATCCCCGAGGACCGCTCGCACGACGGCTACGTCGGCGCGTTCAGCGTCCGGGAGAACCTGGTGCTCGACCTCTACCGCAACTCCGAGTACTCCAAGGGCCTCGCGCTGCGCCTCGACGCGCTGGAGCAGAACGCCGCGCACCGGATCGAGGAGTTCGACATCCGCACCGAGTCGATGGAGACCCCGGTCGCCTCGCTCTCCGGCGGCAACCAGCAGAAGGTCGTCGTGGCCCGGGAGTTCTCCCGCCCGCTGAAGCTGCTGATCGCCTCGCAGCCGACGCGAGGCGTGGACGTGGGCTCGATCGAGTTCATCCACAAGCGGATCATCGCCGAGCGGGACAAAGGGGTCGCGGTGGTCATCGTCTCCACCGAGCTCGACGAGATCTTCGCGCTCGCGGACCGCATCGCCGTCATGTACGACGGCCGGATCGTGGGCACCGTGTCTCCCGACATCGCCCGCGAGGACATCGGACTGATGATGGCCGGCGCCCACGGCCCGGCCGCGACAGCAGAGGCGACGGCATGA
- a CDS encoding ABC transporter permease yields the protein MSTDIETEKPTPEPAPEEGAPARRSLAAADWIPSVKTTVAAILIALVIGAILIAFSTRSVIETLPYFFSYPWDFFSEAAHAIGTSYWALITGSVGSWHAIATTLVRAAPLICAGLGVTLAFRAGLFNIGAQGQLVLGALACGYVGFSWDLPPGLHLLVALVAGILGGALWGGVAGFLKARTGAHEVITTIMMNYLAAALLIYCLGKDAFQRPGSDNTQSPPVADSATFPQVGNLHLGVIVAFLAAVLVWWILNRSTLGFEMRAVGANADASRTAGMNVPVVYTTAMVVAGGLAGLAATMGILGHHDSLSPTMAGSIGFDAITVALLGRATPLGTVLAGLLFGALSVGGVAMQASAASTPKELTEVLQALIVLFVAAPALVQGMLRMRATDENKTVMAKGWGG from the coding sequence ATGAGCACGGACATCGAGACCGAGAAGCCGACGCCGGAGCCGGCGCCGGAGGAGGGGGCCCCCGCCCGCCGGTCGCTCGCGGCGGCCGACTGGATCCCGTCGGTCAAGACCACCGTGGCCGCGATCCTCATCGCGCTGGTGATCGGCGCGATCCTGATCGCGTTCTCCACGCGCAGCGTCATCGAGACGCTGCCCTACTTCTTCTCCTACCCCTGGGACTTCTTCTCCGAGGCCGCGCACGCGATCGGCACGTCCTACTGGGCGCTGATCACCGGCTCGGTGGGCTCGTGGCACGCGATCGCGACCACGCTGGTCCGCGCGGCGCCGCTGATCTGCGCCGGCCTGGGCGTCACCCTGGCGTTCCGCGCCGGCCTGTTCAACATCGGTGCCCAGGGCCAGCTGGTCCTCGGCGCGCTGGCCTGCGGCTACGTCGGCTTCTCCTGGGACCTGCCCCCGGGGCTGCACCTGCTGGTGGCGCTCGTGGCCGGCATCCTCGGCGGCGCGCTCTGGGGCGGCGTGGCCGGCTTCCTCAAGGCCCGCACCGGCGCCCACGAGGTCATCACCACGATCATGATGAACTACCTCGCCGCGGCGCTGCTGATCTACTGCCTCGGCAAGGACGCCTTCCAGCGGCCAGGCAGCGACAACACCCAGTCGCCCCCGGTCGCGGACTCCGCGACCTTCCCGCAGGTCGGCAACCTGCACCTGGGCGTGATCGTCGCCTTCCTGGCGGCCGTGTTGGTCTGGTGGATCCTCAACCGGTCCACGCTGGGCTTCGAGATGCGCGCGGTCGGTGCGAACGCCGACGCCTCGCGCACCGCGGGCATGAACGTCCCGGTCGTCTACACGACGGCCATGGTGGTCGCCGGTGGCCTGGCCGGGCTGGCCGCGACCATGGGCATCCTGGGGCACCACGACTCGCTGAGCCCGACGATGGCCGGCAGCATCGGGTTCGACGCGATCACCGTGGCGCTGCTGGGCCGGGCGACGCCGCTGGGCACCGTGCTGGCCGGGCTGCTGTTCGGCGCGCTGAGCGTCGGCGGCGTGGCGATGCAGGCGAGCGCCGCGAGCACCCCCAAGGAGCTCACCGAGGTGCTGCAGGCCCTCATCGTGCTCTTCGTCGCCGCCCCGGCGCTGGTGCAGGGGATGCTGCGGATGCGGGCGACCGACGAGAACAAGACCGTGATGGCGAAGGGATGGGGCGGATGA
- a CDS encoding ABC transporter permease — translation MSAAVASDVEQVGVAQVRDRADVHRQVKLVVVFAIVAVLLLWFALDIKDPTVKYITGERVTADDLGTEINGLRIVWICFALAVLALGAAAANRVRRGIVGTLVSMVVGIAFFVGFIVWSYADQTTLVIANPLPGTVKLATPLVFGALAGCLCERAGVINIAIEGQFLTGAFLASVFSSAFYSAEMGLVGGILAGVAIAALLAVFAMRYHVNQVVLGVVLIALATGLTSFLLSQIPDDPSIKQYLNDPLILAPIAIPGLADIPVIGPTLFNQTLLSYLMYASVVVVTVLLFQTKWGLRVRSVGEHPMAADTVGIKVNRIRWQAVLLGGVFAGLGGAWFTVGSTGSFDQDASAGNGFIALAAVIMGRWHPVWASLSAVFFGFMWTLQSQLAFLGKIPPELLRASPYLATIIAVAGFVGRVRPPAADGEPYVKS, via the coding sequence ATGAGCGCCGCAGTGGCGAGCGACGTCGAGCAGGTGGGCGTCGCACAGGTCCGGGACCGGGCCGACGTGCACCGGCAGGTCAAGCTGGTCGTGGTCTTCGCGATCGTGGCGGTGCTGCTGCTGTGGTTCGCGCTCGACATCAAGGACCCGACGGTCAAGTACATCACCGGCGAGCGGGTCACCGCCGACGACCTCGGCACCGAGATCAACGGCCTGCGGATCGTCTGGATCTGCTTCGCGCTCGCGGTGCTCGCCCTGGGGGCGGCCGCGGCCAACCGGGTCCGCCGGGGGATCGTCGGCACCCTCGTCTCGATGGTCGTCGGCATCGCGTTCTTCGTCGGGTTCATCGTCTGGTCCTACGCCGACCAGACCACGCTGGTGATCGCCAACCCGCTGCCCGGCACGGTCAAGCTCGCCACCCCGCTGGTCTTCGGTGCGCTGGCCGGCTGCCTGTGCGAGCGGGCCGGGGTCATCAACATCGCGATCGAGGGCCAGTTCCTCACCGGGGCGTTCCTCGCCTCGGTGTTCTCCAGCGCGTTCTACAGCGCCGAGATGGGCCTGGTCGGCGGCATCCTCGCCGGCGTGGCGATCGCCGCGCTGCTGGCGGTCTTCGCGATGCGCTACCACGTCAACCAGGTCGTGCTCGGCGTCGTGCTGATCGCGCTCGCCACCGGCCTGACCAGCTTCCTGCTCAGCCAGATCCCCGACGACCCGAGCATCAAGCAGTACCTCAACGATCCGCTCATCCTCGCGCCGATCGCGATCCCCGGGCTGGCCGACATCCCGGTGATCGGGCCCACGCTGTTCAACCAGACGCTGCTGTCCTACCTGATGTACGCCTCGGTCGTGGTCGTGACCGTGCTGCTCTTCCAGACCAAGTGGGGGCTGCGGGTCCGCTCGGTCGGGGAGCACCCGATGGCCGCCGACACTGTCGGCATCAAGGTGAACCGGATCCGCTGGCAGGCCGTGCTGCTGGGCGGCGTGTTCGCCGGGCTCGGCGGCGCCTGGTTCACCGTCGGCTCGACCGGCTCCTTCGACCAGGACGCGTCCGCGGGCAACGGCTTCATCGCGCTGGCCGCGGTGATCATGGGCCGCTGGCACCCGGTCTGGGCGTCGCTGTCGGCGGTGTTCTTCGGCTTCATGTGGACCCTGCAGAGCCAGCTCGCCTTCCTCGGCAAGATCCCGCCGGAGCTGCTGCGCGCCTCGCCCTACCTGGCCACGATCATCGCGGTCGCCGGTTTCGTCGGCCGGGTCCGCCCGCCGGCCGCCGACGGCGAGCCCTACGTGAAGAGCTGA
- a CDS encoding cytidine deaminase, translating into MVQESRPVEVDWESLRAAAVEVAGRAYAPYSNYHVGAAALADDGRLLVGCNVENAAYGVVLCAECGLVSQLHATGGGRLTHFLCVNGDGELIMPCGRCRQLLFEQGGEELQLMTPRGLRTMAEVLPQAFGPDDLLH; encoded by the coding sequence ATGGTCCAGGAGTCCCGACCGGTCGAGGTCGACTGGGAGTCGTTGAGGGCGGCCGCGGTCGAGGTGGCCGGGCGCGCCTACGCGCCGTACAGCAACTACCACGTGGGCGCCGCCGCCCTCGCCGACGACGGCCGCCTGCTGGTGGGCTGCAACGTCGAGAACGCGGCGTACGGCGTGGTCCTGTGCGCCGAGTGCGGGCTGGTGTCCCAGCTGCACGCCACCGGCGGCGGCCGGCTGACCCACTTCCTCTGCGTCAACGGCGACGGCGAGCTGATCATGCCGTGCGGCCGCTGCCGCCAGCTGCTCTTCGAGCAGGGCGGCGAGGAGCTGCAGCTGATGACGCCGCGCGGGCTGCGCACGATGGCCGAGGTGCTGCCCCAGGCCTTCGGCCCCGACGACCTCCTCCACTGA
- a CDS encoding thymidine phosphorylase codes for MAQHDAVEVISAKRDKAELSDSQIDWVIDAYTRGAVDDAQMSALAMAILLNGMDRREISRWTAAMIASGERMDFSRLSRRTADKHSTGGVGDKITLPLAPLVAACGVAVPQLSGRGLGHTGGTLDKLESIPGWRAALSNEEMMAQLEKVGAVICAAGDGLAPADKKLYALRDVTGTVEAIPLIASSIMSKKIAEGTGSLVLDVKVGTGAFMKHVDDARELAETMVGLGQDAGVHTVALLTDMSTPLGRSAGNAVEVAESVEVLAGGGPADVVELTLALAREMLAGAGVTDVDPADRLADGSAMDVWRQMVRAQDGDPEAPLPRARETHVVDAPASGTLTRLDAMAVGLASWRLGAGRARAGEAVQAGAGVVWHARPGDAVTAGQPLFSLHTDDPERFERALASLEGGYDIAADAASYQPEPLVIDRIS; via the coding sequence ATGGCGCAGCACGACGCCGTCGAGGTCATCTCGGCCAAGCGCGACAAGGCCGAGCTCAGCGACAGCCAGATCGACTGGGTGATCGACGCCTACACCCGGGGGGCGGTCGACGACGCGCAGATGTCCGCGCTCGCGATGGCGATCCTGCTCAACGGGATGGACCGGCGGGAGATCTCCCGCTGGACCGCCGCGATGATCGCCTCGGGGGAGCGGATGGACTTCTCCCGGCTCTCGCGGCGCACCGCCGACAAGCACTCCACCGGCGGCGTGGGGGACAAGATCACCCTGCCGCTGGCGCCGCTGGTCGCCGCCTGCGGCGTCGCCGTGCCGCAGCTCTCCGGCCGGGGCCTGGGCCACACCGGTGGCACGCTCGACAAGCTGGAGTCGATCCCGGGCTGGCGGGCCGCGCTGTCCAACGAGGAGATGATGGCGCAGCTGGAGAAGGTCGGTGCGGTGATCTGCGCGGCCGGCGACGGGCTGGCGCCGGCGGACAAGAAGCTCTACGCGCTGCGCGACGTCACCGGCACCGTGGAGGCGATCCCGCTGATCGCGTCCTCGATCATGTCGAAGAAGATCGCCGAGGGCACCGGCTCGCTGGTGCTCGACGTCAAGGTCGGCACCGGCGCGTTCATGAAGCACGTCGACGACGCCCGTGAGCTGGCCGAGACCATGGTGGGACTCGGTCAGGACGCCGGCGTCCACACCGTCGCGCTGCTCACCGACATGTCGACCCCGCTGGGCCGGAGCGCCGGCAACGCCGTGGAGGTCGCCGAGTCGGTCGAGGTGCTCGCGGGCGGGGGCCCCGCCGACGTGGTCGAGCTGACGCTGGCGCTGGCCCGGGAGATGCTGGCCGGCGCGGGCGTCACCGATGTCGACCCCGCCGACAGGCTCGCCGACGGCTCCGCGATGGACGTGTGGCGGCAGATGGTCCGCGCCCAGGACGGGGACCCGGAGGCGCCGCTGCCGCGGGCCCGCGAGACCCACGTCGTCGACGCGCCGGCCTCCGGCACCCTGACCCGGCTCGACGCCATGGCGGTCGGCCTGGCCTCGTGGCGCCTCGGTGCCGGGCGGGCCCGGGCCGGCGAGGCGGTCCAGGCCGGCGCCGGCGTGGTCTGGCACGCGCGTCCCGGCGACGCGGTCACCGCCGGGCAGCCGCTGTTCAGCCTGCACACCGACGACCCGGAGCGGTTCGAGCGGGCGTTGGCCTCGCTCGAGGGCGGCTACGACATCGCGGCGGACGCGGCGTCGTACCAGCCCGAGCCCCTGGTGATCGACCGCATCAGCTGA